A region of the Thermodesulfobacteriota bacterium genome:
TCATGTTGGGCATGGAGAACGTCGCATGAGGATAGACGTAAGGGCAGAGCGTGACCGTTTTGAGATGGGGGGCATAGTGCTTCAGGGTGGAGAGTCCCTGGTTGCCGAGGTCGGTCCTGACCCCGAGAAACATCACCAGATCGTGATTTCCCTGTTTTCGGACCCCCTTCCATTCCGGGTCCTTGAGGTGGTTGATGATCTCGATGATGTCGTAGGTCGAATCCGGGACGACGCCGTGTTGCATCAGGGTCTTTTTGGTGCAGGCCGTGGCGCAGGTGGCCGCCCCAAGGAG
Encoded here:
- the cdhB gene encoding CO dehydrogenase/acetyl-CoA synthase complex subunit epsilon, translated to MSLPLHYVNVLTGLKGCRVIEDPQALGKIIKKAERPLMVIGPRCPEIFLNGRYAIEYGVDIVKLLGAATCATACTKKTLMQHGVVPDSTYDIIEIINHLKDPEWKGVRKQGNHDLVMFLGVRTDLGNQGLSTLKHYAPHLKTVTLCPYVYPHATFSMPNMKADKWKEYLENLVNSLK